The Homalodisca vitripennis isolate AUS2020 unplaced genomic scaffold, UT_GWSS_2.1 ScUCBcl_11560;HRSCAF=20865, whole genome shotgun sequence genome has a window encoding:
- the LOC124374952 gene encoding uncharacterized protein LOC124374952, with translation MLTFREKILRNLLEGENVGALVQTPQDGRQGTKKLKHVLSKREGTARETRKRCVSCYSKMKEERGAKAARTYAKRVSTYCKGCDETPTMCLECF, from the exons atgctCACTTTCAGAGAAAAAATACTTCGAAATCTCCTTGAAGGAGAAAATGTTGGAGCCCTTGTTCAAACACCCCAAGATGGCAGGCAAGGTACCAAGAAACTAAAACATGTGCTCTCAAAGCGTGAAGGGACTGCAAGAGAAAccag AAAACGGTGTGTCAGCTGCTACAGCAAAATGAAGGAAGAAAGGGGGGCCAAAGCAGCAAGGACGTACGCAAAACGTGTTTCAACTTACTGCAAAGGGTGCGATGAGACTCCTACAATGTGCTTAGAGTGTTTTTAA